A section of the Pectinophora gossypiella chromosome 11, ilPecGoss1.1, whole genome shotgun sequence genome encodes:
- the LOC126370808 gene encoding uncharacterized protein LOC126370808 yields MRLLVSDGGLAPFGEDTLRALQEKHPSPSRPLSIPDGPDGGDNALTVSVEDVADAIGSFYNSSASGLDGLRPQHLKELISPSAGDNGFRLLESITCLCNFMLRGAVNPEVCPYIYGASLFALAKKDGGIRPIAVGNTFRRLVAKLGCRAVKDRMAALLRPHQLGFGTALGCEAAIHATRAFAMNVGNSGKVIVKLDVCNAFNSVERDTVLAQVKDLIPSVYPFVYQCYAKASKLFFDDSSIESQVGAQQGDPLGPLIFSLAIHKAVESLKSPLNIWYLDDGTIGGPQDVVARDIHRLFPALGEMGLKVNTAKCEIFPCGPEAMAGLATFKDLIPGLRVVTKDNFMLLGAPIFPDAVSAALREKKELLLRGHAELKRLSAHVALVLLRGSLSLPKLTYLIRTSPTWLFPQEVADIDEVLRCSLEDIINISLGEREWRQAGLPVRHGGLGVRRVQDIGVSAFLASANGSLELVTNIIFFEGDSFRIPFADEAQSAWNALCPNTTSPEKPQYQRNWDDLWAKSAVADLMELSSGADLARLRAALCPESGAWLHALPSPHVGTLLDDNTLRIGVALRLGCRMCEPHTCRCDKAGKTKEEQNVTTTVGVQIHKK; encoded by the coding sequence ATGCGCCTTCTTGTTTCCGACGGCGGCCTCGCTCCTTTTGGGGAGGACACGTTAAGGGCGCTCCAGGAAAAGCATCCCTCTCCATCTAGACCATTGTCGATACCGGATGGGCCGGACGGGGGGGACAATGCTCTTACAGTGTCTGTTGAGGATGTTGCGGATGCCATCGGATCTTTTTATAATAGTTCCGCTTCCGGTTTGGATGGGTTGCGGCCGCAGCACTTAAAGGAGTTGATCTCGCCGTCAGCCGGCGACAATGGGTTTCGTCTCCTGGAGTCGATCACATGCCTTTGTAATTTTATGTTGCGGGGCGCGGTGAACCCGGAGGTGTGCCCGTATATTTATGGGGCTTCGCTCTTTGCACTCGCTAAGAAGGATGGTGGGATCCGACCTATAGCTGTGGGAAACACTTTTAGACGTTTAGTAGCCAAACTCGGTTGTCGTGCAGTGAAGGACCGGATGGCTGCTCTCCTCCGGCCCCATCAATTGGGCTTCGGGACAGCACTGGGGTGTGAGGCGGCTATTCACGCCACTCGGGCCTTTGCGATGAACGTGGGTAACTCCGGAAAGGTCATTGTTAAGTTAGATGTTTGCAATGCCTTTAACAGCGTTGAGAGGGATACCGTTCTCGCACAGGTGAAAGACCTGATCCCGTCGGTGTACCCGTTTGTGTACCAGTGCTATGCAAAGGCGTCCAAACTTTTTTTCGACGACTCTTCCATCGAATCGCAGGTTGGTGCCCAGCAGGGTGACCCGTTGGGACCTCTTATTTTTAGCCTAGCGATTCATAAGGCTGTTGAATCCCTGAAGTCGCCTTTAAACATTTGGTATTTGGACGATGGTACTATCGGCGGCCCGCAAGATGTAGTCGCGCGGGACATTCATCGCCTGTTTCCGGCTCTTGGGGAGATGGGTCTCAAGGTTAATACCGCAAAATGCGAGATTTTCCCGTGCGGGCCCGAGGCGATGGCTGGTTTGGCAACTTTTAAAGACCTGATTCCTGGCCTAAGGGTCGTCACTAAAGACAATTTTATGCTTTTAGGAGCGCCAATCTTCCCCGACGCGGTTTCCGCCGCGCTCcgagaaaaaaaagaattgcTGCTCAGGGGACACGCGGAGCTAAAGCGCCTGTCAGCTCACGTTGCCCTGGTTCTTCTCAGGGGTAGCCTCTCTCTTCCAAAGCTCACCTACTTAATAAGAACCAGTCCTACTTGGTTATTTCCTCAAGAGGTTGCCGACATAGACGAAGTTCTCAGGTGCTCTCTGGAAGATATTATTAACATTAGCCTGGGGGAACGGGAGTGGAGGCAGGCTGGTCTTCCGGTTCGTCATGGAGGTTTAGGGGTGAGGCGAGTGCAGGATATCGGGGTGTCTGCTTTCTTAGCTTCAGCAAACGGCTCACTGGAACTTGTCACTAATATTATCTTTTTCGAGGGTGACAGTTTCAGGATCCCGTTTGCGGACGAAGCCCAATCAGCATGGAATGCGCTTTGCCCTAATACCACGTCCCCCGAAAAGCCTCAGTATCAGAGGAACTGGGACGACCTTTGGGCCAAATCAGCTGTTGCGGACCTTATGGAGTTGTCGTCAGGGGCGGACTTGGCCAGATTGCGTGCGGCCCTCTGTCCCGAGTCCGGAGCTTGGCTTCACGCCCTGCCTTCGCCGCACGTGGGCACGCTCTTGGACGATAACACCCTGAGGATAGGAGTTGCCCTTCGGCTGGGGTGTAGAATGTGTGAGCCACATACATGCCGCTGTG